A single genomic interval of Xyrauchen texanus isolate HMW12.3.18 chromosome 40, RBS_HiC_50CHRs, whole genome shotgun sequence harbors:
- the LOC127633728 gene encoding putative proline-rich protein 21 — MAGTLCRPISTPSTAPVLHAFHGPCSPRLPRPLFSRPSTAPVLHAFHGPCSTSATAPVLHGPCSPCLPRPLFSRPSTAPVLHVCHGPCSSRLPRPLFSRPSTARLHAFHGPCSPGLPRPLFSRPSTAPVSTPSTAPFSTPSTAPVLHAFHGPCSPRLPRPLFSTPSTAPVLHVFHSPCSPCLPRPLFSRPSTAPVSRPAMAPISKVTPLQPLVVNYPLQSAVATMEVAIPLYAVNYGGNPGPQSVPNPATVNEPVPMPATVYEPTPLPVGSTIPEPLPGKLYVESTHGRLLDQTTFLAECSEHVQTSWQMFLPTSSTSL, encoded by the exons ATGGCAGGAACTCTGTGCCGGCCCATCTccacgccttccacggcccctgttctccacgccttccacggcccctgttctccacgccttccacggcccctgttctccaggccttccacggcccctgttctccacgccttccacggcccctgttcCACGTCTGCCACGGCCCCTGTTCTCCACGGCCCCTGTTCTCCatgccttccacggcccctgttctccaggccttccacggcccctgttcTCCACGTCTGCCACGGCCCCTGTTCTTcacgccttccacggcccctgttctccaggccttccacggcccgtctccacgccttccacggcccctgttctccaggccttccacggcccctgttctccaggccttccacggcccctgtctccacgccttccacggcccct ttctccacgccttccacggcccctgttctccacgccttccacggcccctgttctccacgccttccacggcccctgttctccacgccttccacggcccctgttcTCCACGTCTTCCACAGCCCCTGTTCTCCatgccttccacggcccctgttctccaggccttccacggcccctgtctccaggCCTGCCATGGCTCCTATATCCAAGGTAACACCTCTCCAACCGCTGGTGGTCAATTACCCGCTGCAGTCAGCGGTAGCAACCATGGAGGTTGCAATTCCCCTGTACGCTGTGAATTATGGCGGGAACCCCGGGCCACAATCTGTGCCCAATCCTGCCACGGttaatgagccagtgcccatgcctgccacggtttaTGAGCCAACGCCACTGCCTGTAGGCTCAACCATCCCAGAGCCACTGCctggaaaactctacgtagagtcaacccacggaaggctgctggaccagacaacattcctggcagagtgctcagagcatgtgcagaccagctggcagatgttcttaccgacatcttcaacatctctctga
- the LOC127633734 gene encoding uncharacterized protein LOC127633734 has product MITLEESQCGLQTLGRHSHTQSKTMTAVGVVQIFVVALIIIMSVCGVSTDDSLKVTCQNVTGTVRESVTLSCNVSLLPKDCCITMYMFKKDDKKICIKEFPVNSCERENSYTCVYNPKETMTTQFKFFIQATCGMKRTLFTVNITEPETVPKPKIDANKQDPTTKEEPEVRRKVNVVPALVCSIFIITIFITAVIYKKTKCDCPNSSGFQSASQPIDKTSGGGEVV; this is encoded by the exons ATGATAACTTTG GAGGAAAGTCAGTGTGGACTACAAACCCTGGGAAGACACTCGCATACACA AAGTAAAACCATGACGGCCGTAGGTGTCGTGCAGATATTTGTTGTGGCTTTGATcatcatcatgtctgtctgtGGAGTCAGTACTGATG ATTCCCTGAAGGTAACTTGCCAAAATGTGACGGGAACTGTGAGGGAAAGTGTAACTCTTTCCTGCAACGTCTCTTTGCTGCCCAAGGATTGCTGCATTACAATGTATATGTTTAAAAAAGATGATAAGAAGATCTGTATAAAGGAGTTTCCTGTCAATTCATGTGAGCGTGAAAACAGCTACACATGTGTTTACAATCCGAAAGAAACCATGACAACACAATTCAAATTCTTTATACAAGCAACATGTGGTATGAAAAGAACACTCTTCACTGTGAATATAACAG AACCTGaaactgttccaaaacctaaAATTGATGCTAATAAACAAGACCCCACCACTAAAG AGGAACCAGAAGTTCGAAGAAAGGTCAATGTCGTCCCTGCACTTGTATGCAGTATATTCATCATCACGATCTTCATAACAGCAGTCATTTACAAAAAGACGAAATGCGACTGTCCCAACTCGTCTGGATTCCAGAGTGCTTCCCAACCCATAGACAAGACGAGTGGTGGTGGTGAAGtcgtctaa